From Clarias gariepinus isolate MV-2021 ecotype Netherlands chromosome 2, CGAR_prim_01v2, whole genome shotgun sequence, one genomic window encodes:
- the LOC128541129 gene encoding tripartite motif-containing protein 16-like — protein MAEASISVDQDQFVCPVCLDLLKDPVTLPCGHSFCKVCINDCWDQEDKSGVYRCPQCRDTFTPRPVLRRNNMLAEVVEKLKKKTEVQAASSVYCYAGPGDVECDFCTGRKHKAIKSCLVCVASLCETHLKPHLEIPALKKHSLVEASGNLEEKICSEHDEVLKIYCRTDRRFICYLCVTDEHKSHDTVSVKAHRTEKQSELKEEQMKSQQRIQEKQKKVQELKQAVNTIKLSAQTAVEDSERIFTELISSMEKKRSEVTELIRAQEKTELSRAERLLEQLEQEIADLQRRLTELEQLSHTHDHIQFIQSLQSLSVSSGREDSPSITVNQRLPFDGVRKSLSDLKKRLEEFCQEEFIKIPQHAVAVQMILPSEPKSREDFLYYFCDLTLDPNTVNYKLILSEKNRAVTYSKIKQTYSDHPERIDSWCQVLSKESVCGRCYWEVEWSSEGCVFISVSYKDISRKGEGIECLFGRNNQSWSLWCSSSSSLSFYHNNIRTDLGAPSSSRIEVYVDHSAGTLSFYSVSDTMKLLHRVHTTFTQPLYAGFYLIPYRSTVRFCDPEAQTAVEDSERIFTELISFMEKKRSEVTELIRAQEKTELSRAERLLEQLEQEIADLQRRLTELEQLSHTHDHIQFLQSLQSLSVSSGREDSPSITVNQHLSFDGVRKSLSDLKKRLEEFCQEEFIKIPRHAAAVQMILLSEPKSRKDFLYYFCDLTLDPNTVNYNLILFEKNRAVTCSKRQQLYADHPERFDVTQVLSKESVFGCCYWEVEWSGDCVDISVSYKDISRKGRGNQCWFGCNNQSWSLRCSSSPLSFYHNNVRTDLRAPSSSRIGVYVDHSAGTLSFYSVSDTMKLLHRVHTTFTRPLYAGFWLTPYGSTVRFCDPE, from the exons ATGGCTGAGGCCAGTATTTCAGTAGATCAGGACCAGTTCgtctgtccagtgtgtctggatctCCTGAAGGATCCGGTGACTCTCCcctgtggtcacagtttctgtaaggtgtgtattaatgaCTGCTGGGATCAGGAGGATAAGAGTGGAGTTTATAGATGTCCTCAGTGCAGAGACACTTTCACTCCAAGGCCTGTTCTACGCAGAAACAACATGCTGGCTGAAGTGGTGGAGAAACtgaagaagaagactgaagtCCAAGCTGCTTCTTCTGTTTACTGTTACGCTGGacctggagatgtggagtgtgatttcTGCACCGGGAGAAAACACAAAGCCATCAAGTCCTGTCTAGTGTGTGTGGCCTCCCTTTGCGAAACTCATTTAAAGCCTCATCTTGAAATTCCTGCTTTGAAAAAGCACAGTTTAGTTGAAGCTTCTGGAAATCTAGAAGAGAAGATCTGCTCTGAGCATGATGAAGTGCTGAAGATCTACTGTCGTACTGACCGACGCTTCATCTGTTATCTGTGTGTGACGGATGAACACAAAAGCCACGACACTGTCTCAGTTAAAGCTCACAGAACTGAAAAACAG agtgagttaaaggaggagcagatgaaatcccagcagagaatccaggagaagcagaagaaggtgcaggagctgaaacaggctgtgaacactataaag ctgagtgcacagacagcagtggaggacagtgagaggatctttactgagctgatcagctccatggagaaaaagcgctcggaggtgacggagctgatcagagctcaggagaagactgaactgagtcgagctgaacgactcctggagcaactggagcaggagattgctgatcttcagaggagactcactgagctggagcagctttcacacacacacgatcacatcCAGTTCATCCAg agTCTCCAGTCTCTCAGTGTCTCTTCTGGACGTGAGGACTCACCCAGCATCACTGTCAATCAACGTCTCCCATTTGATGGAGTGAGGAAATCTCTCTCTGATCTGAAAAAGAGACTCGAGGAATTCTGCCAGGAGGAGTTCATCAAAATCCCTCAACATG CTGTAGCAGTTCAGATGATTTTACCCTCAGAACCAAAGAGCAGAGAAGATTTTCTGTACT ATTTCTGTGatctgactctggatcccaacacAGTAAATTATAAACTCATTCTGTCTGAGAAGAACAGAGCGGTGACGTACAGTAAGATAAAGCAGACGTACTCTGATCATCCAGAGAGAATTGACTCCTGGTGTCAGGTGTTGagtaaggagagtgtgtgtggacgctgttactgggaggtggagtggagcAGTGAGGGATGTGTGTTCATATCAGTCTCATATAAAGACATCAGCAGGAAAGGAGAGGGTATTGAGTGTCTGTTTGGACGCAACAATCAGTCCTGGAGTCTGtggtgttcttcttcttcttctctctctttctatcacaACAACATTAGGACTGATCTCGGAGCTCCATCATCCTCCAGAATAGaagtgtatgtggatcacagtgcaggaactctgtccttctacagcgtctctgacacgatgaagctcctccacagagtccacaccacattcactcagcctctgtacGCTGGATTCTACCTCATCCCTTATAGATCAACTGTGAGATTTTGTGATCCAGAA gcacagacagcagtggaggacagtgagaggatctttactgagctgatcagcttcatggagaaaaagcgctcggaggtgacggagctgatcagagctcaggagaagactgaactgagtcgagctgaacgtctcctggagcaactggagcaggagattgctgatcttcagagaagactcactgagctggagcagctttcacacacacacgatcacatccagttcctccag agTCTCCAGTCTCTCAGTGTCTCTTCTGGACGTGAGGACTCACCCAGCATCACTGTCAATCAACATCTCTCATTTGATGGAGTGAGGAAATCTCTCTCTGATCTGAAAAAGAGACTCGAGGAATTCTGCCAGGAGGAGTTCATCAAAATCCCTCGACATG ctgcagcagttcAGATGATTTTACTCTCAGAACCAAAGAGCAGAAAAGATTTTCTGTACT ATTTCTGTGatctgactctggatcccaacacAGTAAATTATAACCTCATTCTGTTTGAGAAGAACAGAGCGGTGACGTGCAGTAAGAGACAGCAGTTGTACGCTgatcatccagagagatttgacGTCACGCAGGTGTTGAGTAAGGAGAGTGTGTTTGGAtgctgttactgggaggtggagtggagcGGTGATTGTGTGGACATATCAGTCTCATATAAAGACATCAGCAGGAAAGGACGGGGTAATCAGTGTTGGTTTGGATGCAACAATCAGTCCTGGAGTCTTCGGTgttcttcttctcctctctctttctatcacaACAATGTTAGGACTGATCTCAGAGCTCCATCATCCtccagaataggagtgtatgtggatcacagtgcaggaactctgtccttctacagcgtctctgacacgatgaagctcctccacagagtccacaccacattcactcgGCCTCTGTACGCTGGATTCTGGCTCACCCCTTATGGATCAACTGTGAGATTTTGTGATCCAGAATAA
- the LOC128508483 gene encoding tripartite motif-containing protein 16-like, protein MAEASISVDQLSVDQFICPVCLDLLKDPVAIPCGHSFCKVCINDCWDQEDQKDVYSCPQCRDTFTPRPVLRRNNMLAEVVEKLKKKTEVQAASPAHCYAGPGDVECDFCTGRKHKAVKSCLMCLASLCESHLKPHLEIPALKKHSLVEASGNLEEKICSEHDKVLEIYCRTDRRFICYLCVTDEHRSHDTVSVKAYRTEKQSELKEEQMKSQQRIQEKQKKVQELKQAVNTIKLSAQTAVEDSERIFTELISSMEKKRSEVTELIRAQEKTELSRAERLLEQLEQEIADLQRRLTELEQLSHTHDHIQFIQSLQSLSVSSGQEDSPSITVNQHLSFDGVRKSLSDLKKRLEEFCQEEFIKIPRHAAAVQMILPSEPKSREDFLHYFCDLTLDPNTVNYELILSEKNRAVTYSEIKQLYSDHPERFDFYCEVLCKESVCGRCYWEVEGSSERWGDLSVSYKDISRKGEGNECVFGRNDQSWSLRCSSSPLTFCHNNINTELGALPSSRIGVYVDHSAGTLSFYSVSDTMKLLHRVHTTFTQPLYTGFWLSSGSTVRFCDPE, encoded by the exons ATGGCAGAGGCCAGTATTTCAGTAGATCAGCTTTCAGTGGATCAGTTCATCTGCCCAGTGTGTCTGGATCTCCTGAAGGATCCGGTGGCTATCCcctgtggtcacagtttctgtaaggtgtgtattaatgactgctgggatcaggaggatcagaaggacgtctacagctgtcctcagtgcagagacactttcactccaaggcctgttctacgcagaaacaacatgctggctgaagtggtggagaaactgaagaagaagactgaagtccaagctgcttctcctgctcactgttacgctggacctggagatgtggagtgtgatttcTGCACCGGGAGAAAACACAAAGCCGTCAAGTCCTGTCTGATGTGTCTGGCCTCCCTTTGCGAAAGTCATTTAAAGCCTCATCTTGAGATTCCTGCCTTGAAAAAGCACAGTTTAGTTGAAGCTTCTGGAAATCTAGAAGAGAAGATCTGCTCTGAGCATGATAAAGTGCTGGAGATCTACTGTCGTACTGACCGACGCTTCATCTGTTATCTGTGTGTGACGGATGAACACAGAAGCCACGACACTGTCTCAGTTAAAGCTTACAGAACTGAAAAACAG agtgagttaaaggaggagcagatgaaatcccagcagagaatccaggagaagcagaagaaggtgcaggagctgaaacaggctgtgaacactataaag ctgagtgcacagacagcagtggaggacagtgagaggatctttactgagctgatcagctccatggagaaaaagcgctcggaggtgacggagctgatcagagctcaggagaagactgaactgagtcgagctgaacgactcctggagcaactggagcaggagattgctgatcttcagaggagactcactgagctggagcagctttcacacacacacgatcacatcCAGTTCATCCAg agTCTCCAGTCTCTCAGTGTCTCTTCTGGACAAGAGGACTCACCCAGCATCACTGTCAATCAACATCTCTCATTTGATGGAGTGAGGAAATCTCTCTCTGATCTGAAAAAGAGACTCGAGGAATTCTGCCAGGAGGAGTTCATCAAAATCCCTCGACATG ctgcagcagttcAGATGATTTTACCCTCAGAACCAAAGAGCAGAGAAGATTTTCTCCACT ATTTCTGTGatctgactctggatcccaacacAGTAAATTATGAACTTATTCTGTCTGAGAAGAACAGAGCGGTGACGTACAGTGAGATTAAGCAGCTGTACTCTgatcatccagagagatttgacTTCTACTGTGAGGTGTTGtgtaaggagagtgtgtgtggacgctgttactgggaggtggaggGGAGCAGTGAGAGATGGGGAGATTTATCAGTCTCATATAAAGACATCAGCAGGAAAGGAGAgggtaatgagtgtgtgtttggacgCAATGATCAGTCCTGGAGTCTTCGGTGTTCTTCTTCTCCTCTCACTTTCTGCCACAACAATATTAATACTGAGCTGGGTGCTTTACCGTCCtccagaataggagtgtatgtggatcacagtgcaggaactctgtccttctacagcgtctctgacacgatgaagctcctccacagagtccacaccacattcactcagcctctgtacACTGGATTCTGGCTCAGCTCTGGATCAACTGTGAGATTTTGTGATCCAGAATAA